The following proteins are encoded in a genomic region of Bosea beijingensis:
- a CDS encoding succinylglutamate desuccinylase/aspartoacylase family protein has translation MTTPALIDPPLETIRFHGLKAGPKLLVFGAVHGNETCGPNAIARVIEDCRAGRVVVQRGEVTFLPVANPKAYRQNTREGDRNLNRDLRERPQPVDNEDRLGNRLSAILRQHDMLLDVHSFTGEGVPFVFFGPDDNRGTLEPFRHGAAEAAFAACLGVDLMIHGWLDIYVRLIAARERLNLPRLAVTEGFGTTEFMRFAGGYAVTLECGRHEDPASVDVGYKAIRNVLAHLGLTDEAPPAPEKRVVVHMDDLVICEAEGDHVEGTWKTGDRVAKGTPIARRADGTVVTMPRDGFIIFPNPKAKPGEGICYLGTESTRRV, from the coding sequence ATGACCACGCCAGCCCTGATCGATCCGCCGCTCGAGACCATCCGCTTCCACGGACTGAAGGCGGGGCCGAAGCTCCTCGTCTTCGGCGCCGTCCATGGCAACGAGACCTGCGGGCCGAACGCCATCGCCCGCGTGATCGAGGATTGCCGGGCGGGCCGCGTCGTGGTCCAGCGCGGCGAGGTCACCTTCCTCCCCGTCGCCAATCCCAAGGCCTATCGGCAGAACACCCGCGAGGGCGACCGCAACCTCAACCGCGACCTGCGCGAGCGTCCGCAGCCTGTCGACAACGAGGACCGGCTCGGCAACCGCCTCTCGGCCATCCTGCGCCAGCACGATATGCTGCTCGACGTCCATTCCTTCACCGGTGAGGGCGTGCCCTTCGTCTTCTTCGGGCCGGACGACAATCGCGGCACGCTCGAACCCTTCCGCCATGGCGCGGCCGAGGCCGCCTTCGCCGCCTGCCTCGGCGTCGACCTGATGATCCATGGCTGGCTCGACATCTATGTCCGCTTGATCGCCGCGCGCGAGCGGCTGAACCTGCCGCGGCTCGCCGTCACCGAGGGCTTCGGCACGACGGAGTTCATGCGCTTCGCCGGCGGCTACGCCGTGACACTCGAATGCGGACGCCACGAGGACCCGGCCTCCGTCGATGTCGGCTACAAGGCGATCCGCAACGTACTCGCCCATCTCGGCCTGACGGACGAAGCGCCGCCGGCTCCCGAGAAGCGCGTCGTCGTACACATGGACGACCTCGTCATCTGCGAGGCCGAGGGCGATCACGTCGAAGGCACCTGGAAGACTGGCGACCGCGTCGCCAAGGGCACGCCGATCGCCCGCCGCGCCGACGGCACGGTCGTGACGATGCCGCGCGATGGCTTCATCATCTTCCCCAATCCCAAGGCCAAGCCCGGCGAGGGCATCTGCTATCTCGGGACGGAAAGCACTCGCCGGGTCTGA
- a CDS encoding GGDEF domain-containing protein — protein MRPRKRAAQLPADIEIEIISRLFAALPQILCIAAGLIVGSAIMAVQTGDAVFWWLTGAGVVTTLLRIANIVGFKRRDPARKLSLAEARRWEAGYAYTAFAFTLVIAALTLAAAASDHAGGFVLSLGLTMALTAGSYLRTLRYWICAVLSTIAIGTLVAAFLASGDPLYQALSLLLLVYLYSIYESSDHIIGQFEELLMVRRELDFAASHDPLTGLVNRRGLDRVLREAGESGEALGLLLLDLDGFKLINDRHGHQAGDELLQQVAMRLKGVVRPGDSVARLGGDEFALVVRGVADAVALSEVADRAVSVVKAPFMLMGQLVSVGASVGVSVKPERDSEHWTAEVLTRAADQALYGAKRAGKGRSMIAHWDDVA, from the coding sequence ATGAGGCCCCGTAAACGCGCCGCGCAGTTGCCCGCGGATATCGAGATCGAGATCATCTCGCGTCTCTTCGCGGCCCTGCCCCAGATACTCTGCATCGCGGCCGGGCTGATCGTCGGCTCCGCCATCATGGCCGTGCAGACGGGCGACGCGGTCTTCTGGTGGCTGACCGGAGCCGGCGTCGTGACGACGCTGCTGCGCATCGCCAATATCGTCGGGTTCAAGCGGCGCGACCCCGCGCGTAAGCTCTCCCTCGCGGAGGCGCGGCGCTGGGAAGCCGGCTACGCCTATACCGCCTTCGCCTTCACGCTGGTCATCGCCGCGCTGACGCTGGCTGCTGCTGCCTCCGACCATGCCGGCGGTTTCGTGCTCAGCCTCGGATTGACCATGGCGCTGACGGCCGGATCTTATCTGCGCACGCTGCGCTACTGGATCTGCGCGGTGCTCTCGACCATCGCGATCGGCACGCTGGTCGCCGCCTTCCTGGCTTCTGGTGATCCGCTCTATCAGGCGCTCAGCCTGCTCCTGCTCGTCTATCTCTATTCGATCTACGAGAGCTCAGATCACATCATCGGCCAGTTCGAGGAGTTGCTGATGGTACGCCGCGAGCTCGACTTTGCCGCAAGCCACGATCCTCTGACCGGGCTCGTCAACCGCCGCGGGCTCGACCGCGTGCTGCGCGAAGCCGGCGAGAGCGGCGAGGCGCTTGGCCTCCTGCTGCTCGATCTCGACGGCTTCAAGCTGATCAACGATCGCCATGGCCATCAGGCCGGCGACGAGTTGCTGCAGCAGGTCGCGATGCGGCTGAAAGGCGTCGTCCGGCCCGGCGACAGCGTCGCCCGGCTGGGCGGTGACGAATTCGCCCTTGTCGTGCGCGGTGTCGCGGATGCGGTTGCGCTCTCCGAAGTCGCCGACCGGGCAGTGTCGGTGGTCAAGGCGCCGTTCATGCTGATGGGGCAGCTCGTCAGCGTCGGCGCCAGCGTCGGGGTTTCCGTCAAGCCCGAGAGAGATTCCGAGCACTGGACAGCCGAAGTGCTGACGCGCGCCGCCGACCAGGCGCTTTACGGCGCCAAGCGCGCCGGCAAGGGCCGTAGCATGATCGCCCATTGGGACGACGTCGCCTGA
- a CDS encoding acyl-CoA dehydrogenase family protein, whose translation MSSGGKLVAEGARRSPYFTEEHEALRDQVRRFVEAEIKPHALQWEDDGFVPRDVLRKMGELGFFGIRYPADYGGSEMDTMATVVLAEELGRSTFSGVAITALVHTDMASVHIANAGSQAQKDKYLPGIIAGEKIVAVAVTEPDAGSDVKGIRTTARREGDHYVLNGAKMFITNGVHADLYCVAAKTDPQGKPSQSVSIFLVEKGTPGFSISRALDKHGWRSSDTAELSFVDCRVPAENLLGQEGRGFYAIMSNFQNERTVIGAMAMGEAQAAIDLTLDYVRTRKAFGVPLWEKQAIRQRLAELAGKVEAGRQLVYHAAWLDAQGFDATREVSMAKAYCGELVNEVMYDCLQFHGGMGYMRESAIERMTRDARVQAIGGGATEVMLEEVAKRL comes from the coding sequence ATGTCATCAGGCGGAAAGCTTGTCGCGGAGGGCGCGCGCCGCTCGCCTTACTTCACCGAGGAGCATGAGGCGCTGCGCGACCAGGTCCGCCGCTTCGTCGAGGCCGAGATCAAGCCGCATGCCCTGCAATGGGAGGACGACGGCTTCGTCCCGCGCGACGTGTTGCGCAAGATGGGCGAGCTCGGCTTCTTCGGCATCCGCTACCCCGCCGATTATGGCGGCTCCGAGATGGACACGATGGCGACCGTCGTGCTCGCCGAGGAGCTGGGCCGCTCGACCTTCTCCGGCGTCGCGATCACCGCCCTGGTCCATACCGACATGGCCTCGGTCCATATCGCCAATGCCGGCAGCCAGGCGCAGAAGGACAAGTACCTGCCCGGCATCATCGCCGGCGAGAAGATCGTTGCGGTTGCCGTCACCGAGCCCGATGCCGGCTCGGACGTGAAGGGCATTCGCACCACCGCGCGGCGCGAGGGCGACCATTACGTCCTCAACGGCGCCAAGATGTTCATCACCAACGGTGTCCATGCCGATCTCTATTGCGTCGCCGCCAAGACGGACCCGCAAGGCAAGCCTTCGCAGTCGGTCTCGATCTTCCTCGTCGAGAAAGGCACTCCCGGCTTCTCGATCTCGCGTGCGCTCGACAAGCATGGCTGGCGCTCATCCGATACTGCCGAACTCTCCTTCGTCGATTGCCGCGTGCCGGCCGAGAACCTGCTCGGGCAGGAGGGGCGCGGCTTCTACGCGATCATGAGCAATTTCCAGAACGAGCGCACCGTGATCGGCGCCATGGCGATGGGCGAGGCGCAGGCCGCGATCGATCTGACGCTGGACTATGTCCGGACGCGAAAGGCCTTCGGCGTACCGCTCTGGGAGAAGCAGGCGATCCGCCAGCGCCTGGCCGAGCTTGCGGGCAAGGTCGAGGCCGGCCGCCAGCTCGTCTACCACGCCGCCTGGCTCGACGCGCAGGGCTTCGACGCCACCCGCGAGGTCTCGATGGCCAAGGCCTATTGCGGCGAGCTGGTCAACGAGGTGATGTACGACTGCCTGCAGTTCCATGGCGGCATGGGCTACATGCGCGAGAGCGCGATCGAGCGCATGACCCGCGACGCCCGCGTCCAGGCGATCGGCGGCGGGGCCACCGAGGTCATGCTCGAGGAAGTGGCGAAGCGACTTTGA
- a CDS encoding TetR/AcrR family transcriptional regulator: MTEAPTTRAATEGGSRRLILDHAARLLRGGGYHQTTLREIAEAVGIRKASLYYHFGSKEEIVEAVVNDGVRFVHEAVVAALAAEEGASPRVRLEAAVRAHLSALHGHGDYTSASIKVFTFGASPAPESVRAVRRAYEDVWRRLIAEWQQAGGMPPGNSPDVLRLFLLGALNGSTDWYRPERHAIDALAREFVALLSPH, encoded by the coding sequence TTGACCGAAGCGCCAACGACGCGCGCGGCAACCGAAGGCGGCTCACGCCGGCTGATCCTCGACCATGCCGCGCGGTTGCTGCGCGGCGGCGGCTATCATCAGACCACCCTGCGCGAGATCGCCGAGGCCGTCGGTATCCGCAAGGCGAGCCTCTACTACCATTTCGGCTCGAAGGAGGAGATCGTCGAGGCGGTCGTCAACGATGGCGTCCGCTTCGTTCACGAGGCGGTCGTCGCCGCGCTCGCAGCCGAGGAGGGGGCTTCCCCGCGCGTGCGGCTGGAAGCGGCAGTCAGGGCGCATCTCTCAGCCCTGCACGGCCATGGCGACTACACCTCGGCCAGCATCAAGGTCTTCACCTTCGGCGCGTCGCCGGCGCCGGAAAGCGTGCGCGCCGTGCGCCGCGCCTATGAGGACGTCTGGCGCCGGCTCATCGCAGAATGGCAGCAGGCCGGCGGCATGCCGCCCGGCAATTCGCCCGACGTGCTCAGGCTCTTCCTGCTCGGCGCGCTCAACGGCTCGACCGACTGGTACCGGCCGGAACGCCATGCGATCGACGCCTTGGCACGCGAATTCGTGGCGCTGCTCTCGCCGCATTGA
- a CDS encoding histone deacetylase family protein — protein MRAFYHPDQALHDPQQYMRFGKVVAPKDLPERTERLLGALKKHGIAPEKPAAHGTDPVLAIHDAGFVRFLETAWARWQDLPAERGPEVWPSTFPYWSGRPDEDVRPPCRPTGFIGQLGWYLGDLSVPIGEHCWHSTLRSSETAVSAADAILAGERAVYSLCRPSGHHARADRATGFCYLNNTAIAAQRLRSKFGKVAILDVDAHHGDGTQQIFYRRNDVLTISVHADPTNYYPFFTGYADERGNGPGDGFNLNLPLAHGAGGAAMEAAVAEAGKAIRDFGAEVVVIALGYDAHKDDPIGVLKLEASDFGTIGRQVKDFGLPTLVVQEGGYAIEAIGDCLDAFLDGFK, from the coding sequence ATGCGCGCCTTCTATCACCCCGACCAAGCCCTTCACGATCCCCAGCAATATATGCGCTTCGGCAAGGTCGTGGCTCCCAAGGACCTGCCGGAGCGGACGGAGCGCCTGCTCGGAGCACTGAAGAAGCATGGCATCGCGCCGGAAAAGCCGGCGGCGCATGGCACGGACCCGGTCCTGGCGATCCATGATGCCGGCTTCGTCAGGTTCCTGGAGACCGCCTGGGCGCGCTGGCAGGACCTTCCGGCCGAGCGCGGGCCGGAGGTCTGGCCGAGCACCTTCCCCTATTGGAGCGGCCGCCCGGACGAGGATGTCCGCCCGCCCTGCCGCCCGACCGGCTTCATCGGTCAGCTCGGCTGGTATCTCGGCGATCTCTCGGTGCCGATCGGCGAGCATTGCTGGCATTCGACGCTGCGCTCGTCGGAGACCGCGGTGTCCGCGGCCGATGCGATCCTGGCCGGCGAGCGCGCCGTCTATTCGCTCTGCCGCCCGTCCGGCCACCATGCCCGCGCCGATCGTGCCACCGGCTTCTGCTATCTCAACAACACCGCGATCGCGGCCCAGCGCCTGCGCTCGAAATTCGGCAAGGTGGCGATTCTCGATGTCGACGCCCATCACGGCGACGGCACGCAGCAGATTTTCTATCGCCGCAACGACGTGCTGACGATCTCGGTCCATGCCGATCCGACGAACTATTATCCGTTCTTCACCGGCTACGCCGACGAGCGTGGCAATGGCCCGGGCGACGGCTTCAACCTGAACCTGCCATTGGCGCATGGTGCCGGCGGTGCCGCGATGGAGGCTGCGGTTGCCGAGGCCGGCAAGGCGATCCGCGATTTCGGTGCCGAGGTCGTGGTGATCGCGCTCGGCTACGACGCCCACAAGGACGACCCGATCGGCGTCCTGAAGTTGGAGGCCAGCGACTTCGGCACGATCGGCCGGCAGGTGAAGGATTTCGGCCTGCCGACGCTGGTGGTGCAGGAGGGCGGCTACGCCATCGAGGCGATCGGCGACTGCCTCGACGCGTTCCTCGACGGGTTCAAGTAG
- a CDS encoding acetolactate synthase large subunit: MNGADRLCDTLLINGVDTCFANPGTSEMHFVAALDRKPEMRCVLGLFEGVVTGAADGYARMADKPAATLLHCGPGMANALANMHNARRARTPMINVVGDHATYHLQHDAPLTSDIESLAEPMSHFVRRIATAEDVGPAIGEAYVASLTLPGVTTVILPADCAWGSVEPATLKPTELPALKSVDGATIREVAAGLRKHGKRAAIMLTGLALREKPMEMAARICAVTGAQIFSQMSNGRIQRGAGRVAMPKVFYPIDKALEQLKDVDYLVLVGAQVPVGFFAYPGKPGRLIHDGCEVAKLAIPGDDLPAAITGLAEEMGATKTAPLYIAPARKEQPGLPTGKLDADKACAIVSALLPENCIVCDESVSSGRSFYYDCHSAPQHDYIQLTGGAIGEGIPLAIGAAVACPDRKVIGMQADGSGMYTVQGLWTQARENLDIVTVVFANRTYQILHGEMRAVGVNDFGRNATLMLNIDEPALDWVMMAKGMGVEAARATTAEEFASLFKAALSRKGPFLIEAAI; this comes from the coding sequence ATGAACGGCGCCGACCGCCTTTGCGACACGCTTCTGATCAACGGCGTCGATACCTGCTTCGCCAATCCCGGCACCTCCGAGATGCATTTCGTCGCGGCGCTCGACAGGAAGCCCGAGATGCGCTGCGTGCTCGGCCTGTTCGAGGGCGTGGTGACGGGCGCGGCCGACGGCTATGCCCGCATGGCAGACAAGCCGGCAGCGACGCTGCTGCATTGCGGCCCGGGCATGGCGAATGCGCTCGCCAATATGCACAACGCAAGGCGTGCCCGCACGCCGATGATCAATGTCGTCGGCGACCACGCGACCTATCACCTCCAGCATGACGCACCGCTGACCAGCGATATCGAGAGCCTGGCCGAGCCGATGTCGCATTTCGTCCGTCGCATCGCGACGGCCGAGGATGTCGGCCCGGCGATCGGTGAAGCCTATGTCGCATCGCTGACCCTGCCCGGCGTCACCACCGTGATCCTGCCGGCGGACTGCGCCTGGGGCAGCGTCGAGCCTGCCACCCTGAAGCCGACCGAGCTGCCGGCGCTGAAGAGCGTCGACGGCGCGACGATCCGCGAGGTCGCGGCCGGCCTGCGCAAGCATGGCAAGCGGGCTGCGATCATGCTGACGGGCCTTGCCCTGCGCGAAAAGCCGATGGAGATGGCCGCCCGCATCTGCGCCGTCACCGGCGCCCAGATCTTCAGCCAGATGTCGAACGGGCGCATCCAGCGCGGGGCCGGCCGCGTCGCCATGCCGAAGGTGTTCTACCCGATCGACAAGGCGCTCGAGCAGCTCAAGGACGTCGATTATCTCGTGCTCGTCGGCGCGCAGGTTCCGGTCGGCTTCTTCGCCTATCCCGGCAAGCCCGGCCGGCTGATCCATGACGGCTGCGAGGTCGCCAAGCTCGCGATTCCCGGCGACGATCTGCCGGCCGCGATCACCGGGCTCGCCGAGGAGATGGGCGCGACCAAGACCGCCCCGCTCTACATCGCCCCGGCGCGCAAGGAGCAGCCAGGCCTGCCGACCGGCAAGCTCGACGCCGACAAGGCCTGCGCCATCGTCTCGGCGCTGCTGCCGGAGAACTGCATCGTCTGCGACGAGTCGGTCTCGTCCGGCCGCAGCTTCTACTATGACTGCCACAGCGCGCCGCAGCACGACTATATCCAGCTCACCGGCGGCGCGATCGGCGAGGGCATCCCGCTCGCCATCGGCGCGGCCGTCGCCTGCCCTGACCGCAAGGTCATCGGCATGCAGGCCGACGGCTCGGGCATGTACACGGTACAGGGGCTGTGGACGCAGGCGCGCGAGAATCTCGACATCGTCACCGTCGTCTTCGCCAACCGGACCTACCAGATCCTGCATGGCGAGATGCGCGCCGTCGGCGTCAATGATTTCGGCCGCAACGCCACGCTGATGCTGAACATCGACGAGCCGGCGCTGGACTGGGTGATGATGGCCAAGGGCATGGGCGTCGAAGCCGCGCGGGCGACGACGGCCGAGGAATTCGCGAGCCTGTTCAAGGCGGCGCTGAGCCGCAAGGGGCCGTTCCTGATCGAGGCGGCGATCTGA
- a CDS encoding ABC transporter substrate-binding protein: protein MAIFKRAGAAVGFGLAALLAAGGAEAQTKVNIGISGWTGFAPLVLAKEAGIFAKNGLDVTIKKIPQKDRHLAIASGDIQCAATTVETWIVWDAAGIKTKQIFQLDKSYGADGMAVRKDVAAIKDLKGKTVAASAPGTSPYFALAWMLKENGLSVKDVKVVNMEPGPAAQAFIAGQNDAAMTYEPYLSTVRDKPDAGKIIATTLDYPMVMDTFGCTPAFLVNDKAAAALTQSYFEALEMIKKDQAKAYEIMGADVKQTGEQFGKSAAFLRWSDAEGNKTFFAGEWQAFSAKAADLLLEIGLVKAKPDLASLIDTRFVAAK from the coding sequence ATGGCAATTTTCAAGCGCGCCGGCGCAGCGGTCGGTTTTGGCCTCGCGGCACTTCTCGCGGCGGGCGGTGCTGAGGCGCAGACCAAGGTCAATATCGGCATTTCCGGCTGGACCGGCTTCGCGCCGCTGGTGCTCGCCAAGGAGGCCGGCATCTTCGCCAAGAACGGCCTCGACGTCACCATCAAGAAGATTCCGCAGAAGGACCGCCACCTCGCCATCGCCTCGGGCGACATCCAATGTGCCGCGACCACGGTCGAGACCTGGATCGTCTGGGATGCGGCCGGCATCAAGACCAAGCAGATCTTCCAGCTCGACAAGAGCTACGGCGCCGACGGCATGGCCGTGCGAAAGGATGTCGCCGCGATCAAGGACCTTAAGGGCAAGACGGTGGCGGCCTCGGCGCCGGGCACCTCGCCCTATTTCGCGCTGGCCTGGATGCTCAAGGAGAACGGCCTGTCCGTGAAGGACGTCAAGGTCGTCAACATGGAGCCCGGCCCGGCCGCGCAGGCCTTCATCGCCGGCCAGAACGACGCCGCGATGACCTATGAGCCCTATCTCTCCACCGTCCGCGACAAGCCGGATGCCGGCAAGATCATCGCGACGACCCTCGACTATCCGATGGTGATGGACACTTTCGGCTGCACGCCCGCCTTCCTCGTCAACGACAAGGCTGCGGCGGCGCTGACCCAGAGCTATTTCGAGGCGCTGGAGATGATCAAGAAGGATCAGGCCAAGGCCTACGAGATCATGGGCGCCGACGTGAAGCAGACCGGCGAGCAGTTCGGCAAGTCGGCGGCGTTCCTGCGCTGGTCGGATGCCGAGGGCAACAAGACGTTCTTTGCCGGCGAATGGCAGGCCTTCTCGGCCAAGGCCGCCGACCTCCTGCTGGAGATCGGCCTGGTCAAGGCCAAGCCCGATCTCGCTTCGCTGATCGATACGCGGTTCGTCGCCGCCAAGTAA
- a CDS encoding mismatch-specific DNA-glycosylase: MDGDILPDVLEPGLRVVFCGTQAGAASARRGAYYAGPGNKFWPVLHQIGLVPVKFHPEEFPTLPRYGIGLTDVAKRTSGPDSALRGGHFDVAGFTARIAANRPRILAFNGKRAAQVALGISEGRLAYGLQAHGLADAETYVLPSTSGAAAGFWSIEPWKQLAMAVTGTLSR, encoded by the coding sequence GTGGACGGCGACATCCTCCCGGATGTTCTGGAGCCCGGCCTGCGTGTCGTCTTCTGCGGCACGCAGGCTGGTGCCGCCTCGGCCAGGCGCGGCGCCTACTATGCCGGGCCGGGCAACAAATTCTGGCCGGTGCTTCACCAGATCGGGCTTGTCCCGGTGAAGTTCCATCCGGAGGAGTTCCCGACCCTGCCGCGCTATGGCATCGGCCTGACCGATGTCGCCAAGCGCACATCAGGACCGGATTCCGCGCTGCGCGGCGGCCATTTCGACGTGGCCGGCTTCACGGCGAGGATCGCCGCGAATCGGCCTCGCATCCTCGCCTTCAACGGCAAGCGCGCGGCCCAGGTCGCCCTCGGCATCAGCGAGGGACGGCTCGCCTACGGGCTGCAGGCGCACGGACTGGCCGATGCCGAAACCTATGTCCTCCCCTCGACCTCCGGCGCCGCCGCCGGTTTCTGGTCGATCGAACCCTGGAAGCAACTGGCCATGGCCGTGACCGGAACCCTATCGCGATGA
- a CDS encoding ABC transporter permease, with the protein MRPLQPVSATARIGYGLAFFALFVALWSVATFGGYVQKLFLADPLTMVGEGYSLMVRYGFGFDIMMTIWRVVGGFILAVIVALPLGIMMGAYKPIEAFLEPFVSFARYLPASAFIPLLILWAGIGETQKLLVIFIGSVFQLILMIAVSVGSIRRDLVDAAYTLGATDSSVVRRVMLPNAAPEIAEIFRLVLGWAWTYVIVAELIGSSSGIGHMITNSQALLNTGQIIFGIIVIGLIGLVSDFLFKAVNQRLFPWARA; encoded by the coding sequence ATGAGACCTTTGCAACCCGTCTCTGCCACGGCCCGCATCGGCTATGGCCTGGCCTTCTTCGCGCTCTTCGTCGCGCTCTGGTCTGTCGCGACCTTCGGCGGCTACGTGCAGAAGCTCTTTCTGGCCGATCCGCTGACCATGGTCGGCGAGGGCTACAGCCTGATGGTCCGCTACGGCTTCGGCTTCGACATCATGATGACGATCTGGCGCGTCGTCGGCGGCTTCATCCTCGCCGTCATCGTCGCCCTGCCGCTCGGCATCATGATGGGCGCCTACAAGCCGATCGAGGCTTTCCTGGAGCCCTTCGTCTCCTTCGCGCGCTATCTGCCAGCCTCTGCCTTCATCCCGCTCCTGATCCTCTGGGCCGGTATCGGCGAGACGCAGAAGCTGCTCGTCATCTTCATCGGCTCGGTCTTCCAGCTCATCCTGATGATCGCGGTATCCGTCGGCTCGATCCGGCGCGACCTCGTCGACGCCGCCTATACGCTGGGCGCGACCGACAGCTCCGTCGTGCGCCGCGTCATGCTGCCGAACGCCGCCCCTGAGATCGCCGAGATCTTCCGCCTCGTGCTCGGCTGGGCCTGGACCTATGTCATCGTCGCCGAGCTGATCGGCTCCTCCTCCGGCATCGGCCACATGATCACCAACAGCCAGGCGCTGCTGAACACCGGGCAGATCATCTTCGGCATCATCGTGATCGGCCTGATCGGCCTCGTCTCCGATTTCCTTTTCAAGGCGGTCAACCAGCGCCTGTTTCCGTGGGCACGAGCATGA
- a CDS encoding ABC transporter ATP-binding protein: protein MSKLLVENVGKVFPAQRGAEPTRALMPTSLSVADNDFITILGPSGCGKSTLLRIIGGLETASEGRVLLDGSAVSGPGADRGFVFQSYTLFPWLTVQQNIAFGLREKGVPEAARLKIARDWAVRVGLGQFIGHFPKQLSGGMQQRTAIARALANDPKILLLDEPFGALDNQTRALMQEMLLGIWEREQKTVLFVTHDIEEAIFVGSRVVVMSARPGRIKADIAVDLPHPRPYTIKTTPEFVALKERLVEEIRAEVIAADH, encoded by the coding sequence ATGAGCAAGCTTCTCGTCGAGAATGTCGGCAAGGTCTTTCCGGCGCAGCGCGGGGCTGAGCCGACGCGCGCCCTGATGCCGACCTCGCTCAGCGTCGCCGACAACGACTTCATCACCATTCTCGGCCCCTCCGGCTGCGGCAAGTCGACCTTGCTGCGCATCATCGGCGGGCTGGAGACGGCGAGCGAAGGCCGCGTCCTGCTCGACGGCTCGGCCGTTTCCGGGCCGGGCGCCGATCGCGGCTTCGTCTTCCAGAGCTACACGCTCTTCCCTTGGCTGACGGTGCAGCAGAACATCGCCTTCGGCCTGCGCGAGAAGGGGGTGCCGGAGGCCGCGCGCCTGAAGATCGCCCGCGACTGGGCAGTGCGTGTCGGGCTGGGCCAGTTCATCGGGCATTTCCCGAAACAGCTCTCCGGCGGCATGCAGCAGCGCACGGCGATCGCCCGCGCACTCGCCAACGACCCCAAGATCCTCTTGCTCGACGAGCCCTTCGGCGCGCTCGACAACCAGACCCGCGCCCTGATGCAGGAAATGCTGCTCGGCATCTGGGAGCGCGAGCAGAAGACCGTGCTCTTCGTCACCCACGATATCGAGGAGGCGATCTTCGTCGGCTCCCGCGTCGTGGTGATGAGCGCGCGTCCCGGCCGGATCAAGGCCGATATCGCGGTCGACCTGCCGCATCCGCGTCCTTACACCATCAAGACGACGCCGGAATTCGTCGCCCTCAAGGAGCGACTGGTCGAGGAGATCCGCGCCGAGGTGATCGCCGCGGATCATTAG
- a CDS encoding SAM-dependent methyltransferase — MLSRLAIEPRIDVVFPDGTLQSVGQGVAPRLRMRIVDSPTELKLALNPELALGEAVMDGRVVVEQGSLYDLLDALVAAVHRARPKGWGKVLEGLRTAVRRFHQHNTPALARRNVAHHYDLRSDFFRLFLDPDMQYSCAYFAEPDMTLAEAQLAKKRHIMGKLDLRPGQRVLDIGCGWGGMALSIAGETGASVTGITLSEEQLAIAKQRGAESGLPVAFRLQDYRHLNEPFDRIVSVGMFEHVGVGYYRDYFRKIRELLSDDGVALVHTIGRSTPPGATNPFIAKYIFPGGYIPAMSEVAAAVEQEGLVITDVEVLRLHYAETLKVWRENFLARRDEAVAMYDERFARMWEFYLAACEASFRHDDLVVFQFQLAKKLDGLPITRGYIAEREGELGKAA; from the coding sequence ATGTTGTCTCGGCTCGCGATCGAGCCACGTATCGATGTCGTGTTTCCCGACGGGACTTTGCAATCGGTCGGACAGGGCGTTGCGCCGCGCTTGCGCATGCGCATCGTCGATTCCCCGACGGAGCTGAAGCTCGCGCTCAATCCAGAGCTCGCCCTTGGCGAGGCCGTAATGGACGGCCGCGTCGTGGTCGAGCAGGGCTCGCTCTACGATCTTCTCGACGCGCTGGTCGCCGCCGTTCACCGCGCCCGCCCCAAGGGCTGGGGCAAGGTCCTGGAAGGCCTGCGCACCGCGGTGCGGCGCTTCCACCAGCACAACACGCCGGCCCTCGCCCGGCGCAATGTCGCGCATCACTACGACCTCAGGAGTGACTTCTTCCGGCTCTTCCTCGATCCGGACATGCAGTATTCCTGCGCCTATTTCGCCGAGCCCGATATGACCCTAGCCGAGGCGCAGCTCGCCAAGAAGCGCCACATCATGGGCAAGCTCGATCTCCGGCCGGGCCAGCGCGTGCTCGACATCGGCTGCGGCTGGGGCGGCATGGCGCTTTCGATCGCCGGCGAGACCGGGGCTTCGGTCACCGGCATTACGCTCTCCGAGGAGCAGCTTGCCATCGCCAAGCAGCGCGGCGCCGAATCCGGCCTGCCGGTCGCGTTCCGGCTGCAGGATTATCGCCACCTGAACGAGCCCTTCGACCGCATCGTCTCGGTCGGCATGTTCGAGCATGTCGGCGTCGGCTATTACCGCGATTATTTCCGAAAGATCCGGGAATTGCTGAGCGACGACGGCGTGGCGCTGGTCCACACCATCGGCCGCTCGACACCGCCAGGCGCGACCAATCCCTTCATCGCCAAGTACATCTTCCCCGGCGGCTATATCCCCGCCATGTCCGAGGTGGCGGCGGCGGTCGAGCAGGAGGGGCTGGTCATCACCGATGTCGAGGTGCTGCGCCTGCACTATGCCGAGACGCTGAAGGTCTGGCGCGAGAATTTCCTCGCCCGCCGCGACGAGGCTGTCGCCATGTATGACGAGCGCTTCGCCCGGATGTGGGAGTTCTATCTCGCCGCCTGCGAGGCGAGCTTCCGGCATGACGATCTGGTGGTGTTCCAGTTCCAGCTCGCCAAGAAGCTCGACGGCCTGCCAATCACGCGCGGCTATATCGCGGAGCGCGAGGGCGAGCTGGGGAAGGCGGCCTAG